The following are encoded together in the Acidobacteriota bacterium genome:
- a CDS encoding phospholipase D family protein, producing the protein MNIEILSGATSFADRFRECCSRYDRLDLAVAWCGDPSKTLPYDQIGAFRGQVDATVGIALNRTHPDAVSWFMGRQRTQVRIVDGENVFFHPKVYLFTKGDAFALFVGSSNLTFSGFYKNVEVNAYCEGSLSARGASGVKELRGRLSEWRTDSFSFVPSVRWLNGYRKRYQASLAKARKAGLVTEPQVEEQVASASWLRQADWNVYYGKVLAGLRGSGREGGLRTALDAGERLLPRPWKTSYFSDVERRRVINGLGDDYASLGHVGASGAFRQLVRNGTAQQHATIVRSMNAISALPRPIPWRRLERVLHDLVRIGPTMKVWGRLLCLVRPDLFCTVAAPTVRANLSQVVGIGQGRFADVDGYIELIRLLHASPWFNTSAPQTRRAKEIWNRRVAYMDAIFY; encoded by the coding sequence ATGAACATTGAGATCCTGAGTGGGGCGACATCTTTCGCCGACAGATTCAGGGAATGCTGCTCTCGGTACGACCGACTGGACTTGGCAGTCGCATGGTGCGGCGATCCATCTAAGACTCTTCCCTACGACCAAATCGGCGCGTTCAGAGGACAAGTGGACGCGACGGTGGGCATTGCCCTCAATCGCACGCATCCTGACGCCGTGTCGTGGTTCATGGGTCGCCAGAGGACTCAGGTCAGAATCGTGGATGGCGAAAACGTCTTCTTTCACCCGAAGGTCTATCTATTCACCAAAGGCGATGCGTTTGCCTTGTTCGTAGGAAGTTCGAATCTTACGTTCAGCGGCTTCTACAAGAATGTCGAGGTCAATGCCTATTGCGAAGGTTCGCTGTCAGCCCGCGGCGCCAGTGGTGTGAAGGAACTGCGCGGACGACTGTCTGAATGGAGGACGGACTCATTCTCGTTTGTGCCCTCTGTGCGATGGCTGAACGGATATCGCAAGAGGTATCAGGCTTCATTGGCAAAGGCTCGCAAGGCGGGACTTGTTACAGAGCCTCAAGTTGAAGAACAGGTTGCCAGCGCGAGTTGGCTCAGACAAGCAGACTGGAACGTGTACTACGGGAAGGTCCTCGCCGGGCTGCGCGGTTCCGGACGCGAGGGCGGGCTCCGAACGGCCTTGGACGCCGGCGAACGTTTGCTGCCGCGCCCATGGAAGACGTCCTACTTCTCAGACGTCGAGCGGCGTCGGGTGATCAACGGCCTCGGCGACGACTACGCCTCCCTCGGGCACGTTGGCGCATCAGGAGCATTCCGGCAGCTGGTCAGGAATGGCACAGCACAGCAGCATGCCACCATCGTTCGCAGCATGAACGCCATTTCGGCGCTCCCCAGGCCGATACCCTGGCGTCGCCTTGAGCGCGTACTGCATGATCTCGTGCGTATTGGGCCGACGATGAAGGTGTGGGGCCGGTTACTCTGCCTAGTCAGACCTGACCTCTTCTGTACGGTGGCTGCCCCAACGGTCCGAGCGAATCTATCGCAAGTCGTGGGGATAGGACAGGGACGCTTCGCTGACGTCGATGGATACATCGAACTGATCCGATTGCTGCACGCATCGCCCTGGTTCAACACTTCAGCACCGCAGACGCGACGAGCGAAGGAGATATGGAATCGGCGCGTGGCGTACATGGACGCGATCTTCTATTAG
- a CDS encoding AAA family ATPase: MSIAPRVALSQDFLLKLGKLPAAVHANVVKWALKFQQNPTAPGINYEVIRAARDRNLRSIRIDQDWRGIVFRPEQGDLYILLHVDTHDEAYRWAERRKLSVNPVTGAMQMVNLEAVEAQAAPEAHVRVAPAADAPAPAREEVAAPAASPLFKDLTDEQLVQIGTPPELIPIVRSMTSDADLDHAQELLPVEAYEGLFLIAAGDSVTQVLVGRETRVDRKVDPDDFVTALDTAESQSRFVVVTSDTEMSAILNAPLQQWRVFLHPTQRKLADGDRSGPVRVLGGAGTGKTVLAMHRAVWLAKHRASPEKKVLFTTFTRNLALDVEHNLKSLFLGDPASANVEVTNLDRWVHGYLRRKKYPHRIAYGLQDDPWRSALELAPASLGLDDAFFADEWSQVITAQGIDSLDDYRKASRVGRGTVLTRAKRDQIWPVFEEYRLQLSSRQLKDADDAFRDAAALLASEKESLPYGSIIVDETQDFGQQALVLLRAMAAKGQNDLFFVGDGHQRIYARHRAAMGKCGIDIRGRSRKLYLNYRTTEEIRRFAVAQLEGREIDDMDGGTDDNRLYKSLSHGPAPEQVETSSPDQALDVAIARITGWLSDPDLPAGTVCLMAPSKKLRGAVADRLKAAKLPVSVVTSESADTASGDAVRVATMHRAKGLEFDRVVVLAPKGVEPAGGTDIAQLIYVSLTRAKTAAVLVR, from the coding sequence ATGAGTATCGCTCCACGCGTGGCGCTGTCGCAGGACTTCCTTCTCAAGCTCGGGAAGCTGCCAGCCGCTGTTCACGCCAACGTCGTGAAGTGGGCCCTCAAGTTCCAGCAGAACCCGACGGCGCCAGGCATCAACTACGAGGTCATCCGCGCCGCGCGCGACCGGAACCTGCGGTCGATTCGCATCGACCAGGACTGGCGCGGCATCGTGTTCCGTCCCGAACAGGGAGACCTGTACATCCTCTTGCACGTCGACACGCACGACGAGGCCTATCGTTGGGCCGAGCGTCGCAAGTTGTCGGTGAACCCGGTGACCGGGGCTATGCAGATGGTGAACCTCGAGGCTGTCGAGGCCCAGGCGGCTCCGGAAGCCCACGTTCGCGTTGCGCCTGCGGCAGACGCGCCAGCGCCGGCCCGCGAGGAGGTGGCCGCTCCGGCAGCCTCACCGCTGTTCAAGGACCTCACCGACGAGCAGTTGGTGCAGATCGGCACACCGCCGGAACTGATTCCCATCGTGCGTTCGATGACGTCGGACGCGGACCTCGACCATGCGCAGGAGTTATTGCCCGTCGAGGCGTACGAAGGCCTGTTCCTGATTGCCGCGGGCGACTCGGTTACCCAGGTGCTCGTCGGACGCGAGACGCGGGTGGACCGCAAGGTCGATCCCGACGACTTCGTCACGGCCCTCGACACCGCTGAGAGCCAGTCGCGCTTCGTCGTCGTGACCAGCGACACGGAGATGTCGGCCATCCTCAACGCCCCGTTGCAGCAGTGGCGCGTGTTCCTGCATCCCACGCAGCGCAAGCTGGCCGACGGCGACAGGAGCGGGCCGGTCCGCGTGCTCGGTGGCGCCGGCACAGGGAAGACGGTACTCGCGATGCATCGCGCCGTGTGGCTCGCGAAGCACAGGGCTTCACCCGAGAAGAAGGTCCTCTTCACGACGTTCACGCGCAACCTGGCGTTGGACGTCGAACACAACCTGAAGTCCCTGTTCCTTGGCGACCCGGCCTCAGCCAACGTGGAGGTCACCAACCTCGATCGGTGGGTACACGGATACCTGCGCAGGAAGAAGTACCCACATCGTATTGCCTACGGCCTGCAAGACGACCCATGGCGGAGCGCCCTGGAACTCGCCCCTGCATCGCTGGGCCTCGATGACGCGTTCTTCGCCGATGAATGGTCGCAGGTGATCACGGCCCAGGGGATCGACTCGCTCGACGACTACCGGAAGGCGTCGCGCGTGGGACGGGGCACCGTCCTCACCCGGGCCAAGCGAGACCAGATCTGGCCCGTGTTCGAGGAGTACCGGCTGCAGCTCAGCTCGCGTCAGCTCAAGGACGCCGACGACGCGTTCCGCGACGCCGCGGCGCTACTCGCCAGCGAGAAGGAGTCGCTCCCGTATGGCTCCATCATCGTCGACGAGACGCAGGACTTCGGGCAACAGGCGTTGGTGCTGCTGCGCGCGATGGCCGCGAAGGGACAGAACGACCTCTTCTTCGTGGGTGACGGGCATCAGCGCATCTACGCGCGCCATCGGGCTGCGATGGGCAAGTGCGGCATCGACATTCGTGGCCGCTCCAGGAAGCTGTACCTGAATTACCGCACGACCGAGGAGATCCGCCGCTTCGCTGTCGCGCAGCTCGAGGGCCGCGAGATTGACGACATGGACGGCGGGACGGACGACAATCGTCTGTACAAGTCGCTGTCCCATGGCCCCGCGCCGGAGCAGGTCGAGACCTCGAGCCCCGACCAGGCCTTGGACGTAGCGATCGCGCGCATCACAGGTTGGCTGAGCGACCCAGACCTGCCGGCTGGAACGGTGTGCCTCATGGCACCCTCCAAGAAGCTGCGCGGCGCCGTGGCCGACCGGCTGAAGGCGGCGAAGCTGCCCGTGAGCGTTGTGACGTCGGAATCGGCTGACACAGCGTCCGGCGACGCCGTCCGCGTGGCCACGATGCATCGGGCGAAGGGATTGGAGTTCGACCGGGTGGTGGTGCTGGCTCCCAAGGGGGTCGAACCTGCGGGCGGAACCGATATCGCGCAATTGATCTACGTGTCGCTGACGAGAGCCAAGACGGCCGCCGTCCTCGTCCGGTGA
- a CDS encoding HNH endonuclease, whose translation MQGWVANTHAEWFDFLRERRDRWEEVNFWTPSDYAGFSGRPGVPFFFKLKSPRNRIGGFGLVSRYARLPEWLAWECFGEANGAPDISLMTRRLEQLRASNRMKGREQKGPPQIGCVLLSDAVFFPEDMWVAQPTDWAPEIVRYKRYDLTVGEGLRVWRECQERLQSLRLGRVGDAVMMREPGQDGLFATARYGTPQLVAPRLGQGIFRVAVMDAYGRACSVTGEHSLPALEAAHIKPYALHGSHDVRNGLLLRSDLHRLYDTGYVTVTPEYRLEVSNRLRADYSNGKSYYPMHGQSIGLPKRTQERPDPDLLAWHNERVFRE comes from the coding sequence ATGCAGGGATGGGTGGCCAATACGCACGCCGAGTGGTTCGACTTCCTGCGGGAACGGCGTGACCGCTGGGAAGAGGTCAACTTCTGGACGCCCTCTGACTACGCCGGATTCTCTGGCAGGCCGGGGGTGCCATTCTTCTTCAAGCTGAAGTCGCCTCGCAATCGAATCGGAGGCTTTGGTCTTGTCTCGCGGTACGCGCGACTCCCCGAGTGGCTGGCCTGGGAGTGCTTCGGCGAGGCGAACGGGGCGCCCGACATCAGCCTGATGACCCGTCGGCTCGAACAGCTTCGCGCATCCAACCGGATGAAGGGCCGAGAGCAGAAGGGCCCTCCCCAGATCGGGTGCGTCCTCCTGAGCGATGCCGTATTCTTCCCGGAGGACATGTGGGTGGCGCAGCCCACCGACTGGGCCCCGGAGATCGTCAGGTACAAGCGGTACGACCTGACCGTCGGCGAGGGACTGCGCGTGTGGCGCGAGTGCCAGGAGCGCCTGCAGTCGCTGAGGCTGGGTCGAGTCGGAGACGCCGTGATGATGAGAGAGCCGGGGCAGGACGGCTTGTTCGCCACGGCCCGATACGGCACGCCACAGCTCGTGGCACCGCGCCTCGGGCAGGGCATCTTCCGCGTTGCCGTGATGGACGCCTACGGGCGAGCCTGCTCTGTCACTGGCGAGCACTCCTTGCCCGCCCTCGAGGCGGCACACATTAAGCCCTACGCCCTGCATGGCTCTCATGATGTGCGGAACGGTCTGCTGCTGCGCTCGGACCTCCACCGCCTGTACGACACCGGGTACGTCACGGTGACACCGGAGTACCGGCTCGAGGTGAGCAATCGATTGCGCGCGGACTACAGCAACGGCAAGAGCTACTACCCGATGCACGGGCAGTCGATTGGTCTCCCGAAGCGAACCCAGGAGAGGCCGGACCCGGACCTACTCGCATGGCACAACGAGCGCGTGTTCAGGGAGTGA
- a CDS encoding transposase: MGLIRFRGHLPRGGYDVPHVQSEAGTLRRRQFTDEFKAGAVRLVLDEGKTVGAVARELDLTQSALADWVRKAQAERTQGRSGLTGVEREELTRLRKENRELRMEREVLKNESRALTQPDLWARNSVAYARRPEAVAVRFLVTS, translated from the coding sequence TTGGGCTTGATCCGCTTTCGTGGACATCTTCCGAGAGGTGGATACGATGTCCCGCATGTCCAATCCGAAGCCGGCACGCTGAGGCGCCGGCAGTTCACTGACGAGTTCAAGGCGGGGGCCGTTCGGCTGGTCCTCGACGAGGGAAAGACGGTCGGCGCCGTCGCCCGCGAGCTGGATCTGACGCAGTCGGCATTGGCCGACTGGGTCCGCAAGGCCCAGGCCGAGCGCACCCAGGGGCGCAGCGGCCTGACCGGCGTCGAGCGGGAGGAGTTGACGCGCCTGCGCAAAGAGAACCGCGAGCTGCGGATGGAACGCGAGGTGCTAAAAAACGAGTCTCGGGCTCTCACGCAGCCCGACTTGTGGGCCAGAAACTCCGTGGCGTACGCTCGCAGGCCCGAGGCCGTGGCCGTCCGCTTTCTGGTGACATCGTGA
- a CDS encoding IS110 family transposase has translation MAKRRASNPFSTINPHAAGLDIGATHHVVAVRPDRDPTPVRTFCTFSGDLHGLADWLQAVGITTVAMESTGVYWIPVFEILEARGFDVVLVNARDVKQVPGRKTDVNDAQWLQQLHQYGLLRGSFRPREAIVQLRAYLRLRERLIEYAAAHIQHMQKALMQMNLQLHHAVTDITGVTGMRILRAIVAGERSAEVLAAHRDVRCAASDATLRAALTGHYRPEHVFALQQALELYDFHQTKIAECDTQIETALRALAAERSAPTTPLPAQRHAKGRNEPAFDVRTVLHRLLGADLSQIHGLGPYTVLRLVAECGDDMTRWPTAKHFTSWLCLAPANKISGGRVLSAATRRSSSRVAALLRIAAVNVGRTQTALGAFYRRLAARIGKAQAVTATARKLAVLFYKALRFGVAYADPGVSAYEAKYRHRLVQHLERRAKTLGFTLVAKAGVVAGVS, from the coding sequence ATGGCGAAGCGTCGAGCGTCGAATCCGTTCTCTACGATCAATCCGCACGCCGCCGGCCTCGATATCGGGGCGACGCACCACGTCGTGGCGGTCAGGCCGGACCGAGATCCGACACCGGTCCGGACGTTCTGCACCTTCAGTGGTGACCTGCACGGCCTCGCCGATTGGTTGCAGGCCGTCGGCATCACGACCGTGGCGATGGAGTCCACCGGGGTGTACTGGATTCCCGTGTTCGAGATCCTCGAAGCTCGCGGGTTCGACGTCGTGCTGGTCAATGCCCGCGACGTGAAGCAGGTGCCAGGGCGGAAGACGGACGTCAATGACGCGCAGTGGCTCCAGCAGTTGCACCAGTATGGGTTGCTACGCGGGAGCTTCCGCCCCCGCGAGGCGATCGTTCAGTTGCGTGCCTACCTCCGGCTGCGTGAGCGCCTCATCGAGTACGCGGCCGCGCACATTCAGCACATGCAGAAGGCGTTGATGCAGATGAATCTGCAACTGCACCACGCGGTGACCGATATCACCGGCGTCACCGGGATGCGCATCCTCCGCGCCATCGTCGCGGGCGAGCGCTCCGCGGAGGTCCTGGCCGCGCATCGCGACGTGCGCTGTGCCGCCTCGGATGCGACGCTTCGGGCCGCTCTGACGGGGCACTATCGGCCGGAGCATGTCTTCGCCTTACAGCAGGCGCTGGAGCTGTACGACTTCCATCAAACCAAGATTGCCGAGTGCGATACGCAGATCGAGACGGCGCTCCGGGCGCTGGCGGCGGAGCGCTCGGCACCCACGACACCGCTCCCGGCGCAACGGCACGCGAAGGGCCGCAATGAGCCGGCGTTCGATGTCCGGACCGTGCTGCACCGACTCCTGGGCGCGGACCTCAGTCAGATTCACGGCCTTGGTCCGTACACGGTGCTCCGACTGGTCGCCGAGTGCGGCGACGACATGACCCGATGGCCGACCGCCAAGCATTTCACGTCGTGGCTGTGCCTCGCCCCGGCCAACAAGATCTCGGGCGGCCGGGTGCTCAGCGCCGCGACCCGTCGCTCCTCCAGTCGTGTGGCAGCCCTTCTCCGCATCGCGGCCGTCAATGTGGGACGGACGCAGACGGCCCTCGGGGCGTTCTACCGACGCTTGGCTGCGCGCATCGGCAAGGCGCAAGCAGTGACCGCGACGGCGCGCAAGCTGGCGGTGCTCTTCTATAAGGCGCTTCGCTTTGGCGTGGCGTACGCCGACCCTGGTGTCTCTGCGTACGAAGCCAAGTATCGGCACCGCCTGGTCCAGCATCTCGAGCGCCGCGCAAAGACCCTGGGTTTTACGCTCGTCGCCAAAGCTGGGGTAGTGGCAGGAGTTTCTTAG
- a CDS encoding IS3 family transposase, with amino-acid sequence MKFAWIHTEKATYPVSKLCRWLGVTPSGYYAWCLRPESAHRRRDRQLKVLIRASFDAHKSRYGSPRIYGDLQDAQEPVSKKRVARLMQEDGLKARPRKRFKNTTMSDHDQPVADNVLDRQFTADTPNQRWVGDTTEFVIGESSTLYLAVILDLFSRFVVGWALSAVNDRHLTLRALDMAVKRRCPGAGLLFHSDQGCTYASEDYQVALGPRGITCSMSRRGNCYDNAVMESFFSTVKSELADRFGSYSEAKMEVFDYLEVYYNQRRRHSTLGQISPAEFERRAAA; translated from the coding sequence ATGAAGTTCGCGTGGATCCACACGGAGAAGGCCACCTATCCGGTCAGCAAGTTGTGTCGCTGGCTCGGCGTGACGCCGAGCGGCTACTACGCCTGGTGCCTCCGTCCTGAATCGGCGCACCGCCGCCGGGACCGCCAGCTCAAGGTGTTGATCCGGGCGTCGTTCGACGCGCACAAGTCGCGCTACGGTAGCCCGCGGATCTACGGCGACTTGCAGGACGCGCAGGAACCGGTGAGCAAGAAGCGCGTCGCGCGTCTCATGCAGGAAGACGGCTTGAAAGCGCGCCCCCGCAAGCGCTTCAAGAACACAACGATGAGCGATCACGACCAGCCCGTCGCCGACAATGTGCTCGACCGGCAGTTCACCGCCGACACGCCCAATCAGCGCTGGGTAGGCGACACCACGGAGTTCGTCATCGGCGAGAGCAGCACGCTGTATCTCGCCGTCATCCTCGACCTGTTCTCCCGCTTCGTGGTCGGCTGGGCGCTCAGTGCGGTCAACGACCGGCACCTGACGCTCCGCGCGCTGGACATGGCCGTGAAACGCCGTTGTCCCGGCGCGGGCCTGCTGTTCCACTCCGACCAGGGCTGCACGTACGCCAGTGAGGACTATCAGGTCGCCCTGGGACCGCGCGGGATCACCTGTAGCATGAGTCGCCGCGGCAACTGCTACGACAACGCCGTGATGGAGAGCTTCTTCTCGACCGTCAAGAGTGAGCTCGCCGACCGCTTCGGCAGCTACAGCGAAGCCAAGATGGAGGTGTTCGACTACCTGGAGGTGTACTACAACCAGCGACGCCGGCACTCGACGCTCGGACAGATCAGTCCGGCTGAATTCGAGCGACGTGCTGCCGCGTAG
- a CDS encoding DUF3427 domain-containing protein, whose product MAFVVPQPLTRIADRKVTREVLLIERTSSSSVGFGRWRCPSQRRPSTLADLASVITPSVARFRAGGHWESQVSTSQRSSTGRRYIHHRERGGTVLLFVRERREQDGRTMPYTLLGPADYVSHTGERPIAFVWRLRRPMPAGLFREAKVAAG is encoded by the coding sequence ATGGCGTTCGTGGTCCCTCAGCCGCTCACGCGGATCGCCGACCGTAAGGTCACGCGCGAGGTTCTTCTGATAGAGCGCACCAGCTCGTCGTCCGTCGGCTTCGGCCGGTGGAGATGTCCGTCCCAGCGTCGGCCATCGACGCTCGCCGACCTGGCGAGCGTGATCACTCCCTCTGTCGCCCGATTCCGGGCCGGAGGTCACTGGGAGTCACAGGTCAGCACGTCGCAGCGGTCGTCCACGGGGCGGCGTTACATTCATCACCGTGAGCGAGGTGGAACTGTCCTGCTGTTTGTCCGCGAGCGCCGCGAGCAGGACGGCCGGACGATGCCATACACGCTGCTGGGGCCGGCTGACTACGTGTCGCACACGGGCGAACGGCCAATAGCGTTCGTATGGCGTCTGCGCCGTCCGATGCCGGCCGGGCTGTTCAGAGAGGCCAAAGTCGCGGCGGGGTGA
- a CDS encoding sulfatase, translating to MSRRALLAIATTLLMCLGAWPVSSPRVAAQAGRARPNVLVIMADDLNVDMAAFGHPIVQTPNIDRLASRGVRFERAYAQYAYCNPSRASYMTGLRPDTTRVYDLTTHFREAVPDAVTLPQLFMNAGYYAARVGKIYHYSNPGGIGTNGLDDAPSWNTVVNPRGIDKDEESKLTFAGPSRALGSSLSYYASPAPDAQHTDGLVASEVVAMLERHRHRPFFIAAGFYRPHCPYIAPKKYFDMYPDLARMPTHEYSPLLLQQSPTASRGVSWNIPDGEQREVIRAYYASITFMDAQVGRVLDALDRLNLADSTIVVFMSDHGYHTGDHGGLWMKQGLLERSVRTPVIVAGRGVTARGQSSGRIVELLDLYPTIADLAGLTPPARIEGRSLRPLLANPKAEWPHGAMSQTLRRVTLPGARAGGAAGNQAPSPSVQGYALRTERWRYIEWDEGRLGQELYDALSDPGELRNLAGEAFYANAVTGLKEQLARMRQPRAK from the coding sequence ATGAGTCGACGAGCACTGCTCGCGATCGCGACCACTCTTCTCATGTGCCTGGGCGCCTGGCCGGTGTCGTCGCCACGCGTCGCCGCACAGGCGGGCCGTGCCCGTCCCAATGTGCTCGTGATCATGGCCGACGACCTCAACGTCGACATGGCCGCGTTCGGCCATCCGATTGTCCAGACGCCGAACATCGACCGCCTGGCATCGCGCGGGGTCCGCTTCGAACGGGCCTACGCACAGTATGCGTACTGCAACCCGAGCCGCGCATCCTACATGACGGGCCTGCGGCCGGACACCACGCGGGTGTACGACCTCACCACGCACTTCCGCGAGGCCGTGCCGGACGCCGTGACGCTGCCGCAACTGTTCATGAACGCAGGCTACTACGCGGCGCGTGTGGGCAAGATCTACCACTACAGCAATCCCGGCGGCATCGGCACCAACGGGCTGGACGATGCGCCGTCGTGGAATACGGTGGTCAACCCCAGGGGCATCGACAAGGACGAAGAGTCGAAGCTGACCTTCGCCGGTCCGTCGCGGGCACTCGGATCGTCGCTGTCGTACTACGCCTCGCCCGCCCCCGACGCGCAGCATACCGACGGCCTGGTGGCGAGCGAGGTCGTCGCGATGCTCGAGCGCCATCGCCATCGCCCCTTCTTCATCGCCGCGGGATTCTATCGGCCTCACTGCCCGTACATCGCTCCGAAGAAGTACTTCGACATGTACCCGGATCTCGCCCGGATGCCCACACACGAGTACTCGCCACTCCTGCTCCAGCAGTCGCCGACGGCATCGCGCGGCGTGTCGTGGAACATACCGGACGGTGAGCAACGCGAAGTGATTCGCGCCTACTACGCGTCGATCACCTTCATGGACGCGCAGGTGGGACGCGTGCTCGACGCGCTCGATCGCCTGAACCTTGCCGACAGCACCATCGTCGTGTTCATGAGCGACCATGGCTACCACACCGGTGACCACGGCGGACTGTGGATGAAGCAGGGCCTGCTGGAGCGTTCGGTGCGAACACCGGTGATCGTCGCCGGCCGGGGGGTGACGGCCCGCGGCCAGTCCTCCGGCCGCATCGTCGAACTGCTCGATCTCTACCCCACGATCGCGGACCTCGCCGGGCTCACACCACCCGCGCGGATCGAAGGGCGGTCGCTGCGGCCGTTGCTGGCCAACCCCAAGGCCGAGTGGCCTCACGGGGCCATGAGCCAGACCCTGCGCCGGGTGACGCTGCCGGGCGCCCGCGCCGGGGGCGCTGCCGGCAATCAGGCACCCAGTCCATCGGTGCAGGGCTATGCACTTCGCACGGAGCGGTGGCGCTACATCGAATGGGACGAGGGGCGTCTGGGCCAGGAACTCTACGACGCGCTCAGCGATCCCGGCGAACTGCGCAATCTGGCCGGCGAGGCCTTCTACGCGAACGCGGTCACCGGCCTGAAGGAGCAGTTGGCCAGGATGCGGCAGCCACGGGCGAAGTGA
- a CDS encoding DUF4038 domain-containing protein, which translates to MRPAGRPSSCLTALSLTLALAACRPAATSDVAVELWTTHEIALTAADTYVNPYVDVEVSARFENEAGLQIVRPAFWDGGSSWKVRFAPPDAGHTWTWRSEASVDDPGLAGRTGTLRSVAYTGDNVLLKHGLLRMSPGKRNVVHADGAPFLVVADTAWSIPYRATPEQVTTYAADRQAKGFNTTFLITVQGDRFARGPDARNTPLGFARAFADIPDGHMNTLHPEYFQAFDDLVRILIDHELVPLYAPVAHGYGWKGETAIGPTLAPEEYVRYARYLVARYGSMPAFWLVSLDSNGFAPSIKPAGEAFERWDAYQQPTGLHYSPYDDYMADWAKPGSDCCFHGNKSHQAEPWLDFQWAQTGHDGKPLYHKVQRMYDVTPVRAVMNGESTYEAMGQGKHGLGWWQGDDAWHQLMHGGTMGVAYGAVGVWMWKVSRDEPGWPDWTDAPLSWRDALDLEGGKYVGAVSRAFRDYDATDIERRWDLAEGNAPLLAKPGSLYVAYLPKGGTITIPSAPAGLPVRWFDAKAGEFRDADALAGGRFTAPDDRPWVLFAGQRRKS; encoded by the coding sequence ATGCGTCCCGCCGGCCGGCCCTCGTCGTGCCTCACCGCGCTGTCTCTCACCCTCGCGCTCGCGGCCTGTCGGCCCGCGGCCACCAGCGACGTGGCCGTCGAGCTGTGGACGACGCACGAAATCGCGCTGACGGCGGCGGACACGTACGTGAATCCTTACGTGGATGTGGAGGTGTCGGCGCGATTCGAGAACGAGGCGGGCCTGCAGATCGTGCGTCCGGCGTTCTGGGACGGCGGGTCGTCGTGGAAGGTACGGTTCGCGCCGCCAGACGCGGGACACACGTGGACGTGGCGGAGCGAGGCGTCCGTCGACGATCCCGGGCTGGCCGGCCGCACGGGCACGCTGCGGTCGGTGGCGTACACGGGCGACAACGTGCTGCTGAAGCACGGCCTGCTGCGCATGTCTCCCGGCAAGCGCAACGTCGTGCACGCCGACGGCGCGCCGTTCCTCGTGGTTGCCGACACGGCGTGGTCGATTCCCTATCGCGCCACGCCGGAGCAGGTCACCACGTATGCCGCCGATCGCCAGGCAAAGGGCTTCAATACGACGTTCCTCATCACCGTGCAGGGCGACAGGTTCGCCAGGGGCCCCGATGCGCGCAACACGCCGCTGGGATTCGCGCGTGCGTTTGCCGACATCCCCGACGGCCACATGAACACGCTGCACCCAGAGTACTTCCAGGCGTTCGACGACCTGGTGCGCATCCTGATCGATCACGAGTTGGTGCCGCTCTATGCCCCCGTCGCGCACGGGTACGGCTGGAAGGGGGAGACCGCCATCGGTCCGACGCTCGCACCCGAGGAGTACGTGCGCTACGCGCGGTATCTCGTTGCGCGCTACGGGAGCATGCCCGCGTTCTGGCTCGTGAGCCTCGACAGCAACGGCTTTGCGCCGAGCATCAAGCCCGCGGGCGAAGCGTTCGAACGCTGGGACGCGTACCAACAGCCCACCGGGCTCCACTACAGTCCCTACGACGACTACATGGCCGACTGGGCCAAGCCGGGCAGCGACTGCTGCTTCCATGGCAACAAGTCGCACCAGGCCGAGCCGTGGCTCGACTTCCAGTGGGCGCAGACGGGGCACGACGGCAAGCCGCTCTACCACAAGGTGCAGCGCATGTACGACGTGACGCCCGTGCGCGCCGTGATGAACGGCGAGTCCACGTACGAAGCGATGGGACAGGGCAAGCACGGACTCGGCTGGTGGCAGGGCGACGATGCCTGGCACCAGTTGATGCACGGCGGCACCATGGGCGTGGCGTACGGCGCCGTCGGCGTGTGGATGTGGAAGGTGTCGCGCGACGAACCCGGCTGGCCCGACTGGACCGACGCACCGCTGTCGTGGCGCGACGCGCTCGACCTCGAAGGTGGGAAATATGTCGGCGCCGTCTCGCGGGCGTTCCGTGACTACGACGCGACGGACATCGAACGACGCTGGGATCTCGCCGAGGGCAACGCGCCTCTGCTTGCCAAACCCGGCTCACTCTACGTCGCGTACCTGCCGAAGGGCGGAACGATCACGATCCCGTCGGCGCCCGCCGGCCTGCCCGTCAGGTGGTTCGACGCCAAGGCGGGCGAGTTCCGCGATGCCGACGCGCTGGCCGGCGGTCGATTCACCGCCCCGGACGACAGGCCATGGGTCCTCTTCGCAGGCCAACGCCGCAAGTCTTGA